From Crassaminicella indica, one genomic window encodes:
- a CDS encoding prepilin-type N-terminal cleavage/methylation domain-containing protein: MKNFTFKKRKSLNNKTNGFTLIEILLVLSIISILSLISISINNSLYHKMLLETTANKIKSALLLAQQLSIAETNSYCFEFINSTNTIRVREAFVGGKIIFKEKISNQLSIQPFYFDDVTYNSEGNTSYHKFYLVNKNNKKIQIETMVGTGKIKISKIY; this comes from the coding sequence ATGAAAAATTTTACTTTTAAAAAAAGAAAGTCGTTAAATAATAAAACAAATGGATTTACTCTCATAGAAATCCTTTTGGTACTATCTATTATTAGTATATTATCACTTATTTCTATCTCTATAAATAATAGCTTATACCATAAAATGTTATTAGAAACAACAGCTAATAAAATAAAAAGTGCTTTGCTATTAGCTCAACAATTAAGTATTGCAGAAACAAACTCTTATTGCTTTGAATTTATAAACAGTACCAACACTATTCGAGTAAGAGAAGCTTTTGTTGGTGGAAAAATAATATTTAAAGAAAAAATAAGTAATCAGCTTTCTATTCAACCATTTTATTTTGATGACGTTACTTATAACAGCGAAGGAAACACAAGCTATCATAAGTTTTATTTAGTCAATAAAAATAATAAAAAAATACAAATTGAAACTATGGTAGGTACAGGAAAAATAAAAATTTCAAAGATATATTAA
- a CDS encoding type IV pilus modification PilV family protein — protein sequence MKICINQKGFTLIEILIAVVILELITIATATIFLHINKTNIKASKNYEMIKIAQIYMEEIKCNHIAVGNKYYSIEALEDKEIKFQKVPYAIILKIHHTHYDGLYKVNIEVKDKKNNIYILENYINTLKNDCYDEISIKKEELVP from the coding sequence ATGAAAATATGTATAAATCAAAAAGGATTTACTTTAATAGAAATTTTAATTGCAGTAGTAATCTTAGAACTTATTACGATTGCTACTGCAACTATTTTCCTACATATAAATAAAACGAATATAAAAGCTTCAAAAAACTATGAAATGATTAAAATAGCACAAATTTATATGGAAGAAATAAAGTGTAATCATATAGCTGTAGGTAATAAATACTATTCGATAGAAGCACTTGAAGATAAAGAAATAAAATTTCAAAAGGTTCCATATGCAATAATATTGAAAATTCATCATACTCATTATGATGGACTTTATAAGGTTAATATAGAAGTAAAAGACAAAAAAAATAATATCTACATATTAGAAAATTATATCAATACTTTAAAGAATGATTGTTACGATGAAATTTCAATAAAAAAAGAAGAGCTCGTACCATAA